In one Streptomyces venezuelae genomic region, the following are encoded:
- a CDS encoding response regulator: MADSFGPMRHEGAGDGTGIGTDAGAPRKEPIRVLVVDDHALFRRGLEIVLAAEEDIQVVGEAGDGAEAVDKAADLLPDIVLMDVRMPKRGGIEACTSIKEVAPSAKIIMLTISDEEADLYDAIKAGATGYLLKEISTDEVATAIRAVADGQSQISPSMASKLLTEFKSMIQRTDERRLVPAPRLTDRELEVLKLVATGMNNRDIAKELFISENTVKNHVRNILEKLQLHSRMEAVVYAMREKILEIR; this comes from the coding sequence ATGGCGGACAGCTTCGGACCGATGCGTCACGAGGGTGCCGGGGACGGCACCGGCATCGGCACGGACGCGGGCGCCCCGCGCAAGGAGCCCATCAGGGTCCTTGTGGTGGATGACCACGCCCTCTTCCGCCGGGGGCTGGAGATCGTTCTCGCCGCCGAGGAGGACATCCAGGTCGTCGGGGAGGCCGGCGACGGCGCGGAGGCGGTGGACAAGGCCGCGGATCTGCTGCCCGACATCGTGCTCATGGACGTGCGCATGCCGAAGCGCGGCGGCATCGAGGCGTGCACCTCCATCAAGGAGGTGGCGCCCAGCGCGAAGATCATCATGCTGACGATCAGCGACGAGGAAGCCGACCTGTACGACGCGATCAAGGCGGGTGCGACCGGTTACCTCCTGAAGGAGATCTCCACCGACGAGGTGGCCACGGCGATCCGCGCGGTGGCCGACGGGCAGTCGCAGATCAGCCCCTCGATGGCGTCCAAGCTGCTCACCGAGTTCAAGTCGATGATCCAGCGCACGGACGAGCGGCGGCTCGTCCCCGCGCCCCGGCTGACCGACCGGGAGCTCGAAGTGCTGAAGCTCGTCGCCACCGGGATGAACAACCGGGACATCGCCAAGGAGCTGTTCATCTCCGAGAACACCGTGAAGAACCACGTGCGCAACATCCTGGAGAAGCTGCAGCTGCACTCCAGGATGGAGGCCGTGGTCTACGCGATGCGGGAGAAGATCCTCGAGATCAGGTGA
- a CDS encoding winged helix-turn-helix domain-containing protein, with protein MTSLPSPAIDLSADEARRIALRAQGFLGAPDRRSGVRGVLRHLGAVQLDTISVLARSHELIPYARLGAVGRDTVEAAYWTETHAFEYWSHAACILPIEEWPHFAFRRRAYRTRPHWHHDLPSGAYDQVIKQLRAEGPLTATELGGAKNKGEWWDWSESKIAVERALMYGEVVCTERRSWKRVYDLAERAVPDALLHDDLDDAECLRRLVRLAGEALGVGTRADIADYHRLKGEQFDAVVADSGLVPVTVRGWDKPAWADPKALETTPRGRHRTTLLSPFDSLIWERARTERIFGFTHRLEAYVPKPKRIHGYFAMPLLAGGRLLGRVDPAREGSTLVARQVSLDSPKAVAPMAQALREAASWVGCDAVRVERVDRPELTADLVRALT; from the coding sequence ATGACGAGCCTGCCGAGTCCCGCCATCGACCTCTCCGCCGACGAGGCCCGCCGGATCGCCCTGCGCGCGCAGGGCTTCCTGGGCGCGCCCGACCGCAGGTCCGGCGTGCGGGGCGTGCTGCGCCACCTCGGCGCGGTGCAGCTCGACACGATCTCGGTCCTGGCCCGCTCCCACGAACTCATTCCGTACGCACGGCTGGGCGCCGTCGGCCGCGACACGGTGGAGGCGGCGTACTGGACGGAGACCCACGCCTTCGAGTACTGGTCGCACGCCGCGTGCATCCTCCCCATCGAGGAGTGGCCGCACTTCGCCTTCCGCCGCCGCGCCTACCGCACCCGCCCGCACTGGCACCACGACCTGCCCTCGGGGGCGTACGACCAGGTCATCAAGCAGCTGCGCGCCGAAGGCCCGCTGACCGCGACGGAGTTGGGCGGCGCGAAGAACAAGGGCGAGTGGTGGGACTGGTCCGAGTCGAAGATCGCGGTCGAGCGCGCTCTGATGTACGGCGAGGTGGTGTGCACGGAGCGCCGCTCATGGAAGCGGGTGTACGACCTGGCGGAGCGTGCCGTCCCGGACGCGCTGCTCCACGACGACCTGGACGACGCGGAGTGCCTGCGCCGGCTGGTCCGTCTCGCGGGCGAGGCGCTGGGGGTCGGCACGCGCGCGGACATCGCGGACTACCACCGCCTCAAGGGCGAGCAGTTCGACGCGGTGGTCGCGGATTCGGGTCTGGTGCCGGTGACGGTGCGGGGCTGGGACAAGCCGGCCTGGGCGGACCCGAAGGCCCTGGAGACGACGCCGCGCGGCCGCCACCGCACGACGCTGCTCTCACCCTTCGACTCGCTGATCTGGGAGCGGGCGCGCACGGAGCGGATCTTCGGCTTCACCCACCGCCTGGAGGCGTACGTGCCCAAGCCGAAGCGGATCCACGGCTATTTCGCGATGCCGCTGCTCGCCGGCGGGAGGCTCCTCGGCCGGGTCGATCCCGCGCGTGAGGGCAGCACGCTGGTGGCCAGGCAGGTGTCTCTGGACTCTCCGAAGGCGGTCGCGCCGATGGCGCAGGCGCTGCGGGAAGCGGCGTCCTGGGTGGGCTGCGACGCCGTACGGGTGGAGCGCGTCGACCGCCCCGAACTGACGGCCGACCTGGTGCGGGCTCTCACCTGA
- the mtrB gene encoding MtrAB system histidine kinase MtrB, whose product MSRDSSPTTPGGSGARSGRTGPGRRSSGFGRLVDGGLLLQGGVQGSPVLRLFVRWVRRPLLPAVRLWRRNIQLKVVATTLLMSLGVVLMLGFAVMSSVNNGLLKAKVKASQSQADGGFRAAQDSVNAARQSAGQGQGQDGSTADGRNAAVWMSDLVEQLSSGGQNAFAVVTLSPTSAGDSGSVRGSRASGGVEPILSVPEELRRQVDNGTGVYQANTRIIYDDGREPQSGLVIGKRLNDLNGDPYQLYYLFPLTQEEESLNLVRTTLATAGLFVVVLLGAIAWLVVRQVVTPVRMAAGIAERLSAGRLQERMKVTGEDDIARLGEAFNKMAQNLQLKIQQLEELSRMQRRFVSDVSHELRTPLTTVRMAADVIHEARVDFDPVTARSAELLADQLDRFESLLADLLEISRFDAGAAALEAEAIDLREVVRRVVGGAEMLAERKGTHIRVVGDQQPVVAEADARRVERVLRNLVVNAVEHGEGKDVVVRLAAAGGAVAVAVRDYGVGLKPGEATRVFSRFWRADPARARTTGGTGLGLSIALEDARLHGGWLQAWGEPGGGSQFRLTLPRTADEPLRGSPIPLEPDDSRRHRGLNDAGLPDGGPGKLATVPAQAAAAASERVSPPVPAKGPIPPRLLHAGPVDPTALPGNGSRVVPRRPVDGEPGGEPGGANGTRGGGAEESGPNAGPDREEGNTRGR is encoded by the coding sequence ATGTCCCGGGACAGTTCTCCCACGACTCCCGGGGGTTCGGGGGCTCGCTCGGGGCGGACTGGACCGGGGCGGCGCTCGTCCGGGTTCGGGCGGCTCGTCGACGGCGGGTTGCTGCTGCAGGGCGGGGTGCAGGGCAGTCCTGTGCTCCGGCTCTTCGTGCGCTGGGTGCGCCGTCCTCTGCTGCCCGCTGTGCGGCTGTGGCGGCGCAACATCCAGCTGAAGGTCGTCGCGACGACCTTGCTGATGTCGCTCGGCGTGGTGCTCATGCTGGGTTTCGCCGTCATGAGCTCGGTGAACAACGGCCTGCTCAAGGCCAAGGTGAAGGCGTCGCAGAGCCAGGCCGACGGTGGTTTCCGGGCCGCGCAGGACAGCGTGAACGCCGCGCGGCAGAGCGCGGGGCAGGGACAGGGGCAGGACGGGAGCACGGCTGACGGGCGCAATGCCGCCGTGTGGATGTCCGACCTCGTCGAGCAGCTTTCCAGCGGCGGGCAGAACGCCTTCGCCGTCGTGACGCTGAGCCCGACCTCCGCGGGCGACTCCGGGAGCGTACGGGGCTCGCGTGCGTCGGGCGGTGTGGAGCCGATCCTGAGCGTGCCGGAGGAGCTGCGCCGCCAGGTCGACAACGGCACGGGCGTCTACCAGGCCAATACGCGGATCATCTACGACGACGGCAGGGAGCCGCAGTCGGGGCTGGTGATCGGCAAGCGCCTCAATGATCTCAACGGCGATCCGTACCAGCTGTACTACCTCTTTCCGCTGACGCAGGAGGAGGAGTCGCTGAACCTGGTCAGGACGACCCTCGCGACCGCCGGGCTGTTCGTCGTGGTGCTCCTCGGGGCCATCGCGTGGCTGGTGGTGCGCCAGGTCGTCACGCCGGTCCGGATGGCCGCGGGCATCGCCGAGCGGCTCTCCGCCGGGCGCCTCCAGGAGCGTATGAAGGTCACCGGCGAGGACGACATCGCGCGCCTCGGTGAGGCCTTCAACAAGATGGCGCAGAACCTGCAGCTGAAGATCCAGCAGTTGGAGGAGCTGTCGCGGATGCAGCGACGGTTCGTGTCCGACGTGTCGCACGAGCTGCGGACGCCGTTGACGACGGTACGGATGGCCGCCGACGTCATTCACGAGGCGCGGGTCGACTTCGATCCGGTGACCGCGCGGTCGGCCGAGCTGCTCGCCGATCAGCTGGACCGGTTCGAGTCGCTGCTCGCCGATCTGCTGGAGATCAGCAGGTTCGACGCGGGGGCGGCGGCGCTCGAGGCCGAGGCGATAGACCTCCGGGAGGTCGTGCGCCGGGTGGTCGGCGGTGCGGAGATGCTCGCCGAGCGCAAGGGCACGCACATAAGGGTCGTGGGGGATCAGCAGCCCGTGGTCGCCGAGGCCGACGCGCGGCGTGTGGAGCGGGTGCTGCGCAACCTCGTCGTCAACGCGGTGGAGCACGGCGAGGGCAAGGACGTCGTGGTGCGGCTCGCCGCCGCGGGCGGTGCGGTGGCCGTCGCGGTGCGGGACTACGGAGTGGGTCTGAAGCCCGGCGAGGCGACGCGGGTGTTCAGCCGCTTCTGGCGGGCGGATCCGGCACGCGCGCGTACCACTGGTGGTACGGGGCTCGGTCTTTCCATCGCCCTGGAGGACGCGCGGCTGCACGGCGGCTGGCTGCAGGCGTGGGGCGAGCCGGGCGGGGGGTCGCAGTTCAGGCTCACGTTGCCGAGGACGGCGGACGAGCCGCTGCGGGGTTCGCCGATACCGCTGGAGCCCGACGACTCGCGCAGGCACCGCGGTCTGAACGACGCCGGGCTGCCCGACGGGGGCCCGGGCAAGCTGGCCACGGTGCCCGCGCAGGCGGCCGCGGCGGCGTCCGAGAGGGTCTCGCCGCCCGTGCCGGCGAAGGGTCCGATACCTCCGCGCCTTCTGCACGCGGGCCCCGTCGACCCGACGGCGCTGCCCGGCAACGGGTCGAGGGTCGTGCCGCGTCGGCCGGTGGACGGTGAGCCGGGCGGTGAGCCGGGTGGGGCGAACGGGACGCGTGGGGGCGGTGCCGAGGAGTCGGGGCCGAACGCGGGCCCGGACAGGGAAGAGGGGAACACGCGTGGGCGCTGA
- a CDS encoding ComF family protein → MRGWWQDFTDLVLPTECGGCGRPRAALCAECRAGLCGAVPRRVRPDPAPPGLPVVFAAVPYEDAGRAVLLAHKERGALGLAGPLGVALAGAVCAVLRGETRPTGGTGARSGVGGTQDGPQGRVMPVSLVPVPSSRAAVRARGHDPARRIAFAAAGELRRSGVPARVLAVLRQRHAVADQSGLDSRQRQANLAGALEATADGGRLLGGGGRFVVVDDLMTTGASLAEAARALRALCTEQDTGAEAVRDPVTGVVRRSGLSCVNAIGAAVVAAPPDSFEINRN, encoded by the coding sequence ATGCGGGGGTGGTGGCAGGACTTCACCGACCTGGTGTTGCCGACCGAGTGCGGGGGCTGCGGGAGGCCTCGCGCGGCACTGTGCGCCGAATGCCGTGCGGGTCTGTGCGGGGCGGTGCCGCGCCGGGTGCGGCCGGATCCGGCGCCGCCGGGGCTGCCGGTCGTGTTCGCGGCCGTGCCGTACGAGGACGCGGGCCGGGCCGTGCTGCTCGCGCACAAGGAGCGCGGCGCCCTCGGGCTGGCCGGTCCGCTCGGCGTGGCGCTGGCCGGAGCCGTGTGTGCCGTTCTGCGGGGCGAAACCCGGCCTACGGGTGGTACGGGGGCGCGAAGCGGGGTAGGCGGCACTCAGGATGGCCCACAGGGGCGTGTGATGCCGGTGTCGCTCGTGCCTGTGCCCTCGTCGCGGGCCGCTGTGCGGGCCCGCGGGCATGACCCGGCGCGGCGGATCGCGTTCGCCGCGGCGGGTGAGCTGCGGCGGTCAGGTGTTCCGGCGCGAGTGCTCGCGGTGCTGCGTCAACGGCACGCGGTGGCCGACCAGTCGGGGCTCGACTCCCGGCAGCGGCAGGCCAATCTGGCGGGTGCCCTGGAGGCGACCGCCGACGGTGGACGGTTGCTGGGAGGTGGTGGCCGCTTTGTGGTCGTGGACGACCTGATGACCACTGGTGCCTCTTTGGCGGAGGCCGCCCGTGCATTACGTGCTCTATGCACGGAACAGGACACGGGAGCGGAGGCCGTGCGGGACCCCGTAACGGGGGTCGTGCGAAGGTCCGGATTGAGCTGCGTTAACGCGATCGGTGCGGCCGTTGTCGCCGCACCACCGGATTCTTTCGAAATAAACCGGAACTGA
- the mtnA gene encoding S-methyl-5-thioribose-1-phosphate isomerase — MADQYAQSSEDKRPTEIPAVPAIRWDDPPEGPVLVLLDQTRLPGEEIELVCTDAPALVDAIRRLAVRGAPLLGIAGAYGVALAAVRGFDVDEAADSLAGARPTAVNLAYGARRAQAAYRTAVAGGADPQRAAGAALEAARALHAEDAEASTRMAAHGLALLDELLPGGGHRILTHCNTGALVSGGEGTAFAVALKAHREGRLRRLWVDETRPLLQGARLTAYEAARNGMAYTLLTDNAAGSLFAAGEVDAVLIGADRIAADGSVANKVGSYPLAVLARYHHVPFIVVAPVTTVDPGTPDGAAIEVEQRGGHEVTEVTAPYVPVIGMEAGGGIPVAPLGTQAYNPAFDVTPPELVTAIVTEEGVLSPVTAEGLAELCARSRQVTIS, encoded by the coding sequence ATGGCTGATCAGTACGCGCAATCGAGCGAGGACAAACGGCCGACCGAGATCCCCGCGGTTCCCGCGATCCGTTGGGACGACCCACCCGAAGGCCCCGTTCTGGTCCTCCTCGACCAGACCAGGCTGCCGGGCGAGGAGATCGAGCTGGTGTGCACCGACGCACCGGCCCTGGTGGACGCGATCCGGAGGCTCGCGGTGCGAGGAGCGCCGCTCCTGGGCATCGCGGGGGCGTACGGCGTCGCGCTGGCCGCGGTGCGGGGCTTCGACGTGGACGAGGCGGCGGACTCGCTGGCGGGGGCGCGGCCCACCGCGGTCAACCTTGCCTACGGGGCGCGCCGGGCCCAGGCCGCGTACCGCACAGCGGTGGCGGGTGGTGCCGATCCGCAGCGGGCGGCGGGTGCCGCGCTCGAGGCGGCGCGAGCGCTGCACGCCGAGGACGCCGAGGCGAGCACGAGGATGGCGGCGCACGGTCTGGCGCTGCTCGACGAACTGCTGCCCGGTGGCGGGCATCGGATCCTGACGCACTGCAACACGGGGGCGCTTGTCTCCGGAGGGGAGGGCACGGCGTTCGCGGTGGCGCTCAAGGCGCACCGGGAGGGGAGGCTGCGCAGGCTGTGGGTGGACGAGACGCGGCCGCTGCTCCAGGGGGCGAGGCTCACCGCTTATGAGGCGGCGCGGAACGGAATGGCGTACACCTTGCTCACGGACAACGCGGCGGGTTCGCTGTTCGCGGCGGGAGAGGTGGATGCCGTGCTGATCGGTGCCGACCGCATCGCGGCCGACGGTTCGGTGGCGAACAAGGTGGGGAGCTATCCGCTCGCCGTGCTGGCGCGATATCACCACGTGCCGTTCATCGTGGTGGCTCCGGTGACGACCGTGGACCCGGGCACCCCGGACGGGGCGGCCATCGAGGTGGAGCAGCGGGGTGGGCATGAAGTGACGGAGGTCACGGCGCCGTACGTGCCGGTGATCGGAATGGAAGCGGGGGGCGGGATACCGGTGGCGCCCCTGGGGACGCAGGCGTACAACCCGGCGTTCGACGTGACGCCACCCGAGTTGGTGACGGCGATCGTCACGGAAGAGGGCGTTCTGTCACCTGTGACAGCAGAGGGCCTTGCCGAGCTGTGTGCCAGGTCACGCCAGGTAACGATTAGCTAA
- a CDS encoding GNAT family N-acetyltransferase, which yields MEPVTLTTERLFLRAFAPEDIDETYAACQDPDIQRWTTIPSPYTRVDADTFVHRVVPDDWRADVEYTFAVRPREGGPLLAAASLHHPRSGTWEVGYWTAKEHRGRGYMTETVLALARWAFTELRCTRLEWRAEVGNTGSRAVVERAGFTMEGVHRAGLLNKGTLRDCWVGSLLPSDIGMRSPHPYLPARDLPERALPERAGGTG from the coding sequence ATGGAGCCCGTCACTCTCACCACCGAACGTCTGTTCCTGCGCGCTTTCGCGCCCGAGGACATCGACGAGACCTACGCGGCCTGCCAGGACCCGGACATCCAGCGCTGGACGACCATCCCGTCGCCGTACACGCGCGTGGACGCCGACACCTTCGTCCACCGCGTGGTCCCGGACGACTGGCGCGCCGACGTGGAGTACACCTTCGCCGTACGCCCCAGGGAGGGCGGCCCGCTGCTCGCCGCCGCCAGCCTGCACCACCCGCGCTCGGGCACCTGGGAGGTCGGTTACTGGACCGCCAAGGAGCACCGGGGCCGCGGCTACATGACGGAGACGGTGCTCGCCCTCGCCCGCTGGGCGTTCACGGAGCTGCGCTGCACCCGCCTTGAGTGGCGCGCGGAGGTCGGCAACACCGGTTCGCGGGCCGTCGTGGAGAGGGCCGGGTTCACGATGGAAGGCGTGCACCGCGCGGGCCTGCTCAACAAGGGCACGCTCCGTGACTGCTGGGTCGGCTCGCTCCTCCCCTCGGACATCGGCATGCGCTCGCCGCACCCGTACCTGCCCGCGAGGGACCTGCCGGAGCGGGCGCTGCCGGAGCGGGCGGGCGGGACCGGCTGA
- a CDS encoding DUF4129 domain-containing protein translates to MTAAGAVLRGLGAAPLLPRTGDEPPVTIPRDPAREAAERELSKPMYHENDPGLFERALNRFWGWVDDLFSAASGATPGGALGLLVIVLAVLLLAAALWWRLGSPRRAATSAPALFDDRPRSAAEHRAASEAHAARAHWNQAVQERMRAVVRALEERALLDPRPGRTADEAAAEAGRTLPSHTDRLRSAAHAFDDVTYGGRTADEPAYLRLAELDRDLETTKPVLTSTAHTTPSNSSQGAAE, encoded by the coding sequence GTGACCGCGGCGGGGGCAGTACTCAGAGGGCTCGGCGCGGCGCCGCTCCTGCCGCGCACCGGCGACGAGCCACCGGTGACGATCCCGCGCGACCCCGCGCGGGAAGCCGCCGAACGCGAACTGTCCAAGCCGATGTACCACGAGAACGACCCCGGCCTCTTCGAGCGCGCCCTGAACCGCTTCTGGGGCTGGGTCGACGACCTGTTCTCCGCCGCCTCGGGGGCCACCCCGGGCGGCGCGCTGGGCCTCCTGGTCATCGTGCTGGCCGTACTGCTCCTGGCCGCCGCCCTGTGGTGGCGCCTCGGCTCCCCCCGCCGAGCCGCCACCTCGGCCCCGGCCCTCTTCGACGACCGCCCCCGCAGCGCGGCGGAACACCGCGCCGCCTCCGAGGCACACGCCGCCCGGGCCCACTGGAACCAGGCCGTCCAGGAACGCATGCGCGCCGTCGTCCGCGCACTGGAGGAACGCGCGCTCCTGGACCCCCGCCCGGGCCGCACCGCCGACGAAGCCGCAGCCGAGGCAGGCCGCACCCTCCCCTCCCACACCGACCGACTCCGCTCCGCCGCCCACGCGTTCGACGACGTCACATACGGCGGCCGCACCGCCGACGAACCGGCATACCTCCGCCTCGCCGAACTCGACCGCGACCTGGAGACCACCAAACCGGTCCTGACCAGCACCGCCCACACCACACCGAGCAACAGCTCCCAGGGGGCCGCCGAATGA
- the hpf gene encoding ribosome hibernation-promoting factor, HPF/YfiA family, producing MDIVVKGRKTEVPERFRKHVAEKLKLDKIQKLDGKVISLDVEVSKETNPRQADRSDRVEITLRGRGPVIRAEASATDPYAALDLATAKLDARLRKQHEKRHNRRGNGRISAAEVAERVPDAATLNGDGTVVREEEPDGVPVKRIGSLEIQGEGPLVVREKTHVAAPMSLDQALYEMELVGHDFYLFVDSESKEPSVVYRRHAYDYGVIRLNTDPMVAKAETGGGGGALGG from the coding sequence GTGGACATCGTCGTCAAGGGCCGCAAGACCGAGGTGCCCGAGCGGTTCCGCAAGCACGTGGCCGAGAAGCTGAAGCTGGACAAGATCCAGAAGCTCGACGGCAAGGTGATCAGCCTCGACGTCGAGGTGTCCAAGGAAACCAACCCGCGACAGGCCGACCGTTCCGACCGAGTGGAGATCACCCTCCGCGGGCGCGGGCCCGTGATCCGCGCGGAGGCCTCGGCGACAGATCCCTACGCGGCGCTCGACCTGGCCACCGCCAAGCTCGACGCGCGACTGCGCAAGCAGCACGAGAAGCGTCACAACCGGCGCGGCAACGGCAGGATTTCGGCCGCCGAAGTGGCCGAGCGTGTGCCGGACGCGGCGACGCTCAACGGAGACGGCACCGTCGTACGTGAGGAAGAGCCGGACGGCGTGCCGGTCAAGAGGATCGGCTCCCTGGAGATCCAGGGCGAAGGCCCCCTCGTGGTCCGCGAGAAGACGCACGTCGCGGCCCCCATGTCGCTCGACCAGGCGCTCTACGAGATGGAACTGGTCGGACACGACTTCTACTTGTTCGTCGACTCCGAGTCCAAGGAACCCAGCGTCGTCTACCGACGGCACGCGTACGACTACGGCGTCATCCGCCTGAACACCGACCCCATGGTCGCCAAGGCCGAGACGGGCGGCGGAGGCGGGGCCCTCGGCGGCTGA
- a CDS encoding LpqB family beta-propeller domain-containing protein produces the protein MGADHDRRRSRRAGRGRVLRTGLVLGSCGALLAGCASMPDSGNLKSVDASQRPDSQSQVRVYAMPPREGARPVEIVQGFLEALTSDDPQFAMARKYLTKRASREWDPEESTTVLADGPNTDAGNAGNEGDGSRRYSLTGRQVARVDAQHAYRPEDAPYTQSVHLSQSGGPGGNEWRIDKPPPGVVLGESDFQRIYRSVNKYYFAGPTGAGVSGRTGLVADPVYIRQRIDPLTQTVKTLLEGPTNWLRPVVLSSFRSGTELKDPDKPLTLDDQNRLTVQLNSRSDGTGQTKCKEMAAQLLFTLRDLTPSGVEQVTLQRSNGSMLCVLSQERAETVAAHPSTDRPGYQYFVDEKHRLVRMSANAGGSVDPEPVTGVLGTGDQPLRSAAVSRDEQRAAGVSLDGKALYTGSLLADDPLGKVRLRSKAKSEKDRLSTPSWDGRGNLWVADRDPKRPRLLWLEQGSGEPVEVEVPALDGHIREVRVSADGVRIAFLVEKDHKTSLWIGRADRDTRKGDRPEISVLDPTPAAPQMEEVTAMSWAGGSRLVVVGRETGGVQQIRYVQCDGSVLPGTALPGLTGVREIAASEDERQPLVAHSDDGIVRLPTGSQWQTVVKEGLAPVYPG, from the coding sequence GTGGGCGCTGACCACGACAGGCGGCGCAGCCGCCGTGCGGGCCGCGGACGTGTGCTGCGCACCGGACTCGTGCTGGGCAGCTGCGGCGCGCTCCTGGCGGGCTGTGCCTCGATGCCGGACAGCGGGAACCTGAAGTCCGTCGACGCCTCGCAGCGACCGGACTCGCAGTCGCAGGTCCGTGTCTACGCGATGCCGCCGCGCGAGGGCGCCCGGCCCGTGGAGATCGTGCAGGGCTTCCTTGAGGCCCTGACCAGCGATGATCCGCAGTTCGCGATGGCGCGGAAGTATCTGACGAAGAGGGCGTCGCGGGAGTGGGACCCGGAGGAGTCCACGACCGTGCTCGCCGACGGCCCCAACACGGACGCGGGCAACGCGGGCAACGAAGGCGACGGCAGCCGCCGGTACTCGCTGACCGGCCGGCAGGTCGCGCGGGTCGACGCCCAGCACGCGTACCGGCCGGAGGACGCGCCGTACACGCAGTCCGTGCACCTCAGCCAGAGCGGCGGCCCGGGCGGGAACGAGTGGCGGATCGACAAGCCGCCGCCGGGCGTGGTGCTCGGGGAGTCGGACTTCCAGCGGATCTACCGGTCCGTCAACAAGTACTACTTCGCGGGGCCCACGGGGGCGGGTGTGAGCGGCCGGACGGGGCTCGTCGCGGACCCCGTGTACATCCGCCAGCGCATCGATCCGTTGACGCAGACGGTGAAGACGCTCCTGGAGGGGCCGACGAACTGGCTGCGGCCGGTGGTGCTTTCGAGTTTCCGCAGCGGTACGGAGCTCAAGGACCCCGACAAGCCGCTGACGCTGGACGACCAGAACCGCCTGACGGTGCAGCTGAACAGCCGGTCCGACGGCACCGGGCAGACGAAGTGCAAGGAGATGGCGGCCCAGCTGCTCTTCACCTTGCGGGACTTGACGCCTTCGGGGGTCGAGCAGGTGACGCTGCAGCGCTCCAACGGCTCGATGCTCTGCGTGCTGAGCCAGGAGCGCGCGGAGACCGTCGCGGCCCACCCCAGCACGGACCGGCCCGGCTACCAGTACTTCGTCGACGAGAAGCACCGGCTGGTGCGGATGTCGGCCAACGCCGGGGGGTCGGTCGACCCCGAGCCGGTGACGGGTGTCCTCGGCACCGGTGACCAGCCGCTGCGCTCGGCCGCCGTCTCGCGCGACGAGCAGCGTGCGGCGGGGGTGTCGCTCGACGGCAAGGCGCTGTACACGGGGTCGCTGCTCGCCGACGACCCGCTCGGCAAGGTGCGGCTGCGCAGCAAGGCTAAGTCGGAGAAGGACCGCCTCTCCACGCCCAGTTGGGACGGCAGGGGCAACCTGTGGGTGGCCGACCGGGATCCGAAGCGGCCCCGGCTGCTCTGGCTCGAACAGGGCTCCGGCGAGCCGGTCGAGGTCGAGGTTCCCGCACTGGACGGGCACATCCGGGAGGTGCGGGTGTCCGCCGACGGCGTGCGGATCGCCTTCCTCGTGGAGAAGGACCACAAGACGTCCCTGTGGATCGGCCGCGCGGACCGTGACACGCGCAAGGGCGACCGGCCCGAGATCTCCGTCCTCGACCCGACTCCCGCGGCGCCCCAGATGGAGGAGGTCACGGCCATGTCGTGGGCGGGCGGGAGCCGGCTCGTGGTGGTCGGACGGGAGACCGGCGGCGTCCAGCAGATCCGGTACGTGCAGTGCGATGGGTCGGTGCTTCCCGGCACCGCGCTGCCCGGCCTGACCGGGGTCAGGGAGATCGCGGCGTCCGAGGACGAGCGGCAGCCGTTGGTGGCGCACTCGGACGACGGGATCGTGCGGCTGCCGACGGGGTCGCAGTGGCAGACGGTCGTGAAGGAAGGGCTGGCGCCGGTCTATCCGGGGTGA
- the mtrA gene encoding two-component system response regulator MtrA, whose translation MMSGMKGRVLVVDDDTALAEMLGIVLRGEGFEPSFVADGDKALAAFREAKPDLVLLDLMLPGRDGIEVCRLIRAESGVPIVMLTAKSDTVDVVVGLESGADDYIVKPFKPKELVARIRARLRRSEEPAPEQLAIGDLVIDVAGHSVKRDGQSIALTPLEFDLLVALARKPWQVFTREVLLEQVWGYRHAADTRLVNVHVQRLRSKVERDPERPEIVVTVRGVGYKAGPS comes from the coding sequence ATGATGTCAGGCATGAAGGGACGAGTCCTTGTCGTCGACGACGACACCGCACTGGCCGAGATGCTCGGGATTGTGCTGCGTGGTGAAGGTTTTGAGCCGTCGTTCGTAGCTGATGGCGACAAGGCGCTGGCCGCTTTTCGGGAGGCCAAGCCTGATCTTGTGCTGCTCGACTTGATGCTGCCGGGGCGTGACGGCATCGAGGTGTGCCGCCTGATCAGGGCGGAGTCCGGAGTGCCGATCGTGATGCTCACGGCCAAGAGCGACACCGTCGACGTGGTGGTCGGTCTGGAGTCGGGGGCGGATGACTACATCGTCAAGCCGTTCAAGCCGAAGGAGCTGGTGGCCCGGATCCGGGCGCGGCTGCGGAGGTCGGAGGAGCCCGCTCCCGAGCAGCTGGCCATCGGTGACCTGGTCATCGATGTGGCGGGGCACTCCGTGAAGCGGGACGGGCAGTCGATCGCGCTGACGCCGCTGGAGTTCGACCTGCTGGTGGCGCTGGCGCGCAAGCCGTGGCAGGTGTTCACGCGTGAGGTGCTGCTCGAGCAGGTCTGGGGCTACCGGCACGCGGCGGACACCCGGCTGGTTAACGTGCACGTCCAGCGGCTCCGGTCCAAGGTCGAGCGGGACCCGGAGCGGCCGGAGATCGTGGTGACCGTCCGTGGTGTCGGTTACAAGGCCGGACCGAGCTGA